From Prochlorococcus sp. MIT 1223, the proteins below share one genomic window:
- a CDS encoding YihY/virulence factor BrkB family protein: MANRLIRHGKWLVSSLWGAYERWNRCDCVDLSAAFAYYTLQSFFPILLISLSVASWFLGKQQGLNEQIIVLAAQVLPPSVVGLVDTTLVKLVNQGFGAGLLGAMFLMVTAGNAYLTLQRGADRLWDDVLPRKEGTPLRIQAFRFIRNRVEAFLLVFLIGLLMVVDQISANIRMIPGAVLEDLKRTSPWIGEALIRLPVLQVGQFILPLIGFSITALLLQALLPSRRVPLKPLIPGALLIGTLLTTLNLAVSRSILSLGSRFQAYGFIGGVLVLTLWVWMVGVIIYYGQCWSVVIASKKLNKRGEPHPLNI; the protein is encoded by the coding sequence GTGGCCAATAGATTGATACGTCACGGGAAATGGTTAGTTAGCAGCTTATGGGGTGCATATGAAAGATGGAATCGTTGTGATTGTGTAGACCTTAGTGCTGCTTTTGCTTATTACACCCTTCAATCATTTTTTCCAATTTTATTAATCTCCCTATCTGTTGCTTCTTGGTTTTTAGGGAAGCAGCAAGGTCTAAATGAACAAATCATAGTCTTGGCTGCTCAGGTTTTACCCCCTTCAGTAGTTGGTTTAGTAGATACAACATTAGTGAAACTAGTGAACCAAGGTTTTGGAGCAGGATTGCTAGGTGCAATGTTTCTTATGGTGACAGCAGGCAATGCTTATTTAACTCTTCAACGTGGGGCTGATCGACTTTGGGACGATGTCCTACCTAGGAAAGAAGGGACTCCTCTTAGAATTCAAGCATTTAGATTTATTAGAAACAGGGTTGAAGCTTTTTTACTTGTTTTTCTTATTGGGTTATTAATGGTTGTAGATCAAATCAGTGCAAATATAAGGATGATACCTGGCGCTGTCTTAGAGGATCTCAAGAGAACAAGCCCATGGATTGGTGAAGCATTAATTAGATTACCTGTTCTACAAGTTGGTCAGTTTATTCTTCCGCTCATTGGATTTTCTATAACTGCACTGCTTTTACAAGCACTCCTACCTAGCAGAAGAGTCCCATTAAAACCTCTAATACCAGGTGCTTTATTAATAGGAACTTTATTAACTACTCTGAATCTTGCAGTTAGTCGAAGTATCCTTTCACTTGGTTCCAGATTTCAAGCTTATGGATTCATTGGAGGTGTACTAGTTTTAACCCTTTGGGTGTGGATGGTTGGAGTAATAATTTATTATGGACAATGTTGGAGTGTAGTTATTGCGAGCAAAAAATTAAATAAGCGCGGAGAACCGCACCCCCTGAATATTTAA
- the xseB gene encoding exodeoxyribonuclease VII small subunit: MNSKKSPKLRSKNNSKNQNANNINDKILEMSYEDSLKELDIILNHLQNEKIPIDKMHEYYIQANTYLEHCQKLLNLLEQEVEELNLENIT, translated from the coding sequence ATGAATAGTAAAAAGTCACCAAAATTAAGATCAAAAAATAATAGTAAAAATCAAAATGCTAATAACATTAATGATAAAATTTTAGAAATGAGTTATGAGGACTCTTTGAAAGAACTTGATATAATCTTGAATCACTTACAAAATGAGAAGATACCTATTGATAAAATGCATGAATATTATATTCAAGCTAATACTTATTTAGAACATTGTCAGAAATTATTAAACTTATTAGAGCAGGAAGTTGAAGAATTAAATCTGGAAAATATTACTTAG